The following proteins are co-located in the Microbacterium sp. Clip185 genome:
- a CDS encoding DUF3145 domain-containing protein, with product MAAHMARGVVFIHSAPRALCPHLEWAVGRVLGRAVNFEWSDQPVLPGSRRAEFYWEAPNGTGAALASAMHGWEHLRFEVSEDPSARSDGGRWMHTPDLGVHFAQTDTAGNVVIGEDRIRYAMEIAAGDAAELQRELSVALGGAWDEELEPFRQAGDDAPVVWLHKVG from the coding sequence ATGGCTGCACACATGGCGCGCGGAGTGGTCTTCATCCACTCGGCGCCACGCGCGTTGTGTCCCCACCTCGAGTGGGCCGTCGGGCGTGTCCTCGGACGCGCCGTGAACTTCGAGTGGTCGGATCAGCCGGTCCTGCCGGGGAGTCGGAGGGCCGAGTTCTACTGGGAAGCCCCGAACGGCACGGGTGCGGCACTCGCGAGCGCGATGCACGGCTGGGAGCACCTGCGCTTCGAGGTGTCCGAGGACCCGAGTGCCCGCAGCGACGGCGGCCGCTGGATGCATACGCCGGACCTGGGGGTGCATTTCGCTCAGACGGACACCGCGGGCAACGTGGTGATCGGGGAGGATCGCATCCGCTACGCGATGGAGATCGCCGCGGGAGATGCAGCGGAGCTGCAGCGCGAGCTCAGCGTCGCCCTGGGCGGAGCGTGGGACGAAGAGCTGGAGCCCTTCCGCCAGGCCGGCGACGACGCCCCCGTGGTGTGGTTGCA
- a CDS encoding D-alanine--D-alanine ligase family protein has protein sequence MTTVRQRRVAVIGGGANDEHDVSLASAAAVARASRVLGDDVCELTIDRGGQWRRAGRSLTPADAVGLLGGCDVAFPALHGVNGEDGAVAGLLTMLGVPFAGSPVRAGALAMDKWAMKLVAGALGVATAPGILIEPGDAVSSVPLAAPFVVKPTSGGSSNGVSLVSDAEDLAVAIERARCAGSSVLVEPFITGREVDIAVFRGRSGALRVGEPLEIAVAERAVFDQVAKYDGSAPFVIPARVTSDEWEALEHDAVRLYDALGCAGVARFDFFVTGRGVVLNEVNTTPGMTEHSQVPRMFDAVGLGYTSLIDQLLDAALAR, from the coding sequence GCACGCGCATCGCGAGTTCTCGGCGACGACGTGTGTGAGCTGACAATCGACCGAGGCGGGCAGTGGCGTCGCGCCGGACGGTCGCTCACGCCCGCCGACGCCGTCGGCCTTCTCGGCGGCTGCGACGTGGCCTTCCCCGCTCTGCACGGGGTGAACGGGGAGGACGGGGCGGTCGCCGGCCTTCTCACGATGCTGGGCGTCCCGTTCGCGGGTTCGCCGGTACGTGCCGGAGCGTTGGCGATGGACAAGTGGGCGATGAAGCTCGTCGCGGGCGCGCTCGGGGTGGCGACGGCTCCAGGAATCCTGATCGAGCCGGGTGATGCGGTATCAAGCGTCCCCCTTGCTGCTCCCTTCGTCGTGAAGCCGACGTCGGGCGGCTCGAGCAACGGCGTCTCGCTCGTCTCGGATGCGGAGGACCTGGCGGTCGCGATCGAACGTGCGCGCTGCGCCGGCAGCAGCGTTCTGGTCGAACCCTTCATCACCGGGCGCGAGGTGGACATCGCCGTCTTCCGCGGTCGTTCGGGTGCACTCCGCGTCGGCGAACCCTTGGAGATCGCCGTCGCCGAGCGCGCGGTGTTCGACCAGGTCGCGAAGTATGACGGCAGTGCACCGTTCGTCATCCCGGCGCGCGTGACGTCGGACGAGTGGGAAGCGCTGGAGCACGACGCGGTGCGTCTCTACGACGCGCTCGGATGCGCGGGTGTCGCACGCTTCGACTTCTTCGTCACCGGTCGCGGTGTGGTGCTCAACGAGGTGAACACCACACCGGGGATGACGGAGCACTCGCAGGTGCCCCGCATGTTCGACGCCGTCGGGCTGGGCTACACGTCCCTCATCGATCAGCTGCTCGACGCGGCCCTCGCGCGGTGA
- a CDS encoding MFS transporter, with amino-acid sequence MIEASDPATVPAAPARVGALAPLTVPAFRALWIAALISNIGSWMQTVGAQWFLVEQHGSPLLIALVQTASAAPVLLLGIPAGVIGELLNRRTLLIWVQATQVVIGGVLVVLTMTGEMSPYLLLALTLVLGAASAVQLPAYGAISAEIVPTPFIPNAASLSSISVNVARAIGPAIAGALVSLLGVAFVFALNAASFAVFLVVLLAWRGYRPLPHGFEPFLDATRAGVRYVRNAGIIRALYLRLGLFIVPASALYALLPLLATERLGLDATGYGVLLAGVGAGSIVGAFTMPRLRDAIGVNRTVLLCAVVFGASMVGTALSPWAAVSVIILAVGGAGWIGVIATLNGAVQSFLPSWVRTRGLSIYQMVLFGSTAVGSALAGVVAGWTGSVAACLGAGVVVVLVALSQLALPLAPTTHIARGRGELPLPQLESDIDINENAQTLVLVRYQVDDGSRSEFLTRMQLVEHSRRRTGARSWTLYAEREQPGVLVEVFDVGSWREHLSQHAERLTGYDQQVIHDAQTLAVSVDTEHLIATGATPRSTRS; translated from the coding sequence ATGATCGAGGCATCAGACCCGGCGACCGTTCCCGCAGCACCCGCCAGGGTGGGGGCACTGGCACCCCTCACCGTGCCGGCGTTCCGCGCCCTGTGGATCGCTGCCCTGATCAGCAACATCGGCAGCTGGATGCAGACGGTGGGGGCGCAGTGGTTCCTCGTAGAACAGCACGGTTCTCCGCTGCTCATCGCCCTCGTGCAGACAGCGAGCGCCGCGCCCGTCCTGCTTCTCGGAATCCCCGCCGGCGTGATCGGCGAACTCCTCAATCGACGCACCCTGCTGATCTGGGTGCAGGCCACGCAGGTCGTCATCGGAGGCGTACTCGTCGTTCTCACCATGACGGGCGAGATGTCGCCCTATCTGCTGCTTGCCCTGACCCTCGTGCTCGGCGCGGCCTCGGCCGTGCAGTTGCCCGCATACGGCGCGATCTCCGCAGAGATCGTGCCGACGCCCTTCATCCCCAATGCGGCATCGCTCAGCTCGATATCGGTGAACGTCGCGCGGGCGATCGGTCCCGCGATCGCAGGCGCCCTGGTCTCCCTGCTGGGAGTGGCGTTCGTCTTCGCGCTGAACGCCGCATCCTTCGCGGTCTTTCTCGTGGTGTTGCTCGCGTGGCGGGGGTACCGACCCCTGCCGCACGGTTTCGAGCCTTTCCTGGACGCCACACGGGCCGGCGTCCGCTACGTGCGAAACGCGGGGATCATCCGAGCCCTCTACCTGCGCCTCGGGCTCTTCATCGTCCCCGCGTCGGCACTGTACGCCCTCCTCCCGCTCCTCGCGACCGAGCGACTGGGACTGGATGCGACAGGCTACGGCGTTCTCCTTGCGGGGGTAGGCGCGGGTTCCATCGTCGGCGCCTTCACCATGCCGCGCCTGCGCGACGCCATCGGCGTGAACCGCACCGTCCTGCTGTGCGCCGTCGTGTTCGGAGCGAGCATGGTCGGGACCGCCCTGTCGCCGTGGGCCGCTGTCAGCGTCATCATCCTCGCGGTCGGCGGCGCCGGATGGATCGGGGTGATCGCAACGCTCAACGGAGCCGTGCAGTCCTTCCTGCCCTCATGGGTGCGCACACGCGGGCTGTCGATCTACCAGATGGTGCTGTTCGGCTCGACTGCGGTGGGTTCCGCACTCGCCGGCGTCGTCGCCGGGTGGACCGGATCGGTCGCCGCCTGTCTCGGCGCGGGTGTCGTCGTCGTCCTCGTCGCGCTCAGCCAGCTCGCGCTCCCCCTCGCACCGACGACCCATATCGCTCGAGGTCGCGGCGAGCTCCCCTTGCCGCAGCTCGAGTCGGACATCGACATCAACGAGAATGCGCAGACCCTCGTCCTCGTGCGCTACCAGGTCGATGACGGGAGCCGGTCAGAGTTCCTCACCCGCATGCAGCTCGTCGAGCACAGCAGACGACGGACCGGGGCACGCAGCTGGACGCTGTACGCCGAGCGCGAGCAGCCGGGAGTGCTCGTGGAGGTCTTCGACGTGGGCAGTTGGCGCGAACACCTGAGTCAGCACGCCGAACGGCTCACGGGATACGACCAGCAGGTCATTCACGACGCACAGACGCTCGCGGTGTCCGTCGACACCGAACACCTGATCGCGACCGGCGCGACGCCGCGTTCAACGCGGTCGTGA